A region from the Deltaproteobacteria bacterium genome encodes:
- a CDS encoding fumarylacetoacetate hydrolase family protein: MKLATRNNNTRDGELLVVSQDNTKAVLASEVAPHLQAVMDSWTELGPKLETIYTELNAGNRSDAFDVNVEDLHSPLPRAYGWIDGSAYINHIVLVRKARGAEPPATLRTDPLVYQGGSDTFLTPTQDIPIVDEAYGCDFESEIALVMDDTPLGVKAEDVGNYVRLVMLCNDVSLRGLIPGELAKGFGFFTSKPSSAFSPFAVTPDELGDAWKEGRLHLPLITHYNGEKYGDPDAGPEMFFSFYQIIEHVCKTRALSAGTIVGSGTISNEDRARGSSCLAEKRMIEKIDTGEFVTPFMKPGDTVSIEMFQNEKSIFGKISQKVVKHQA; the protein is encoded by the coding sequence ATGAAACTGGCTACCCGAAACAACAATACCCGCGACGGCGAATTGCTGGTGGTATCTCAAGATAACACAAAAGCAGTTCTCGCATCCGAAGTAGCGCCCCACCTTCAGGCGGTCATGGATAGCTGGACAGAGCTCGGCCCTAAACTCGAAACGATTTATACAGAACTCAATGCAGGGAACCGCAGTGATGCCTTCGACGTCAATGTAGAAGACCTTCATAGCCCGCTTCCACGAGCATACGGCTGGATTGACGGAAGCGCTTATATCAACCACATCGTTCTGGTTCGTAAAGCTCGCGGTGCTGAGCCGCCAGCAACCCTTCGTACCGATCCTCTTGTTTACCAGGGCGGCAGCGATACCTTCCTAACGCCAACGCAAGATATTCCAATCGTTGATGAAGCATATGGATGTGATTTTGAATCAGAAATCGCGCTCGTGATGGACGACACCCCGCTGGGTGTTAAGGCCGAAGACGTCGGTAATTACGTTCGGTTGGTGATGCTCTGTAATGACGTCAGCCTACGCGGTCTGATCCCAGGTGAACTGGCTAAAGGCTTTGGCTTCTTCACATCCAAGCCATCCTCTGCTTTCAGTCCATTTGCAGTGACCCCCGATGAACTCGGTGACGCATGGAAAGAAGGACGTCTACACCTTCCTTTGATCACACACTACAACGGTGAAAAGTACGGTGACCCGGATGCTGGTCCAGAGATGTTCTTTAGTTTCTACCAAATCATCGAGCATGTTTGTAAAACCCGTGCACTCTCTGCTGGAACAATCGTTGGCAGCGGAACAATCAGCAACGAAGATCGCGCGCGTGGTTCATCTTGCTTGGCTGAAAAGCGGATGATTGAAAAAATCGACACCGGTGAATTCGTAACACCGTTCATGAAGCCGGGTGACACCGTCAGCATTGAGATGTTCCAAAATGAGAAAAGCATTTTTGGAAAAATTTCTCAAAAGGTCGTTAAGCACCAAGCTTAA
- the maiA gene encoding maleylacetoacetate isomerase, whose amino-acid sequence MDYTLRSYFRSSCSWRVRIALAHKGLSYATIPVHLLQDGGQQHGEAHRKANPMRELPVLLVGDEPLAQSMAILEYLEDAHPTPSLLPKNALARARVRQMAEVINSGIQPIQNLRVMQKLQKDFGLEKSQTKTWSADWIQFGFDALEQLVSRYSGLYCFADEVSFADACLIPQLFNARRFEVDLGHYPHLTRIEESLNKLPAFEASHPSKQPDAE is encoded by the coding sequence ATGGATTACACCCTACGTTCTTATTTTCGTTCATCTTGTTCGTGGCGTGTTCGTATCGCTCTCGCCCACAAAGGTCTGAGCTACGCGACAATTCCAGTACACTTGCTTCAAGACGGCGGCCAACAACACGGCGAAGCCCACCGCAAGGCCAATCCCATGCGGGAGCTACCCGTCCTACTGGTCGGTGACGAGCCACTGGCACAAAGTATGGCCATTCTAGAATATCTAGAAGATGCCCACCCCACTCCATCTCTGCTGCCCAAGAATGCACTTGCTCGAGCACGCGTTCGCCAAATGGCCGAGGTTATCAACAGTGGGATTCAGCCCATTCAAAATTTGCGGGTGATGCAGAAGTTACAAAAAGATTTTGGGCTAGAGAAATCTCAAACCAAAACCTGGTCTGCGGATTGGATTCAATTTGGATTCGATGCCTTAGAGCAATTGGTTTCTCGCTACAGTGGTTTGTACTGCTTTGCTGATGAAGTCAGCTTCGCCGATGCCTGCCTCATTCCACAGCTTTTTAATGCAAGAAGATTCGAAGTGGATTTGGGGCATTACCCTCATTTGACGCGTATTGAGGAGTCTCTCAATAAACTCCCAGCCTTCGAAGCATCGCACCCATCTAAACAACCGGATGCTGAATAA
- a CDS encoding START domain-containing protein produces the protein MLFFNRFITLRKLNALALSLVFFGFCWPGPVLASESKKSKAAKWKVVTDEEGVVVSQKAVPGRSLPIFKGVTVIDADIFEILGVLQDVEKNPEWMHACVDAKRLKKFSDTEFLVYNRSGAPWPISDRDVVVRSKANIDRENQVLTITMKSTESSLMPPNGDAVRMPRLNGHYIFSEAGKGKTQIEYQIDADPGGLIPAWLATMASRDIPLRTLVNLRNRVKKTSKEGTYKAYIDSVTYLKKGDSK, from the coding sequence ATGCTTTTTTTCAATCGTTTTATCACTCTGAGAAAACTGAACGCTTTGGCTCTAAGCCTGGTGTTCTTCGGTTTTTGTTGGCCGGGTCCGGTTCTTGCCAGTGAATCCAAAAAATCAAAGGCAGCGAAGTGGAAAGTTGTCACCGATGAAGAAGGTGTGGTGGTTAGTCAAAAAGCTGTGCCAGGTCGGTCGTTACCGATTTTCAAAGGTGTGACGGTCATTGACGCAGATATTTTCGAAATTCTTGGAGTGCTTCAGGATGTAGAGAAGAACCCTGAATGGATGCACGCGTGTGTTGATGCCAAGCGTTTAAAGAAGTTCAGTGATACAGAATTTTTGGTTTACAATCGAAGCGGCGCACCTTGGCCAATCAGCGACCGCGATGTTGTCGTTCGGTCTAAAGCAAATATCGACCGAGAAAATCAAGTACTGACCATCACGATGAAATCAACGGAGTCGTCGCTCATGCCCCCTAACGGCGATGCTGTTCGTATGCCCAGGCTGAATGGACACTATATTTTTAGTGAAGCCGGGAAGGGTAAAACTCAAATAGAGTATCAAATCGATGCAGATCCCGGTGGTTTGATTCCCGCATGGCTGGCGACTATGGCAAGTCGTGATATTCCGCTTCGTACACTGGTGAATCTACGTAATCGCGTAAAGAAGACCTCTAAAGAAGGCACATACAAGGCCTATATTGATTCGGTCACTTATCTCAAAAAAGGCGATAGCAAGTAG